The Triticum aestivum cultivar Chinese Spring chromosome 7B, IWGSC CS RefSeq v2.1, whole genome shotgun sequence genome window below encodes:
- the LOC123160613 gene encoding uncharacterized protein translates to MEGLDVDDIFHHYRLNPTEVEAVTYYLPRLLSGETLHGADKLIHSVEISGCEPKDLAARYAPAPQAVSSGDRFFFTTCKSKNGSKLQSVRGAGGGTWSIQKTTEICHAGCKVGEVKNLSFKKQGKSTGWVMEEYRCLLPEAIVSDGVKVFCKMHLAQHAPDAARQESQAYKLQQQQPEAVTPSAHAQKRPAPAAAADPHPPRPKKRMRGAVPVPAALATSSFTAAAPVFLPDESVPEADDDMVRFCCTIDELIGSQVEENLPVGATNNIEQNFYLEPEGPQKLFADAGEEIVPLEADELEFLRAILDEEAEEQEREAVSTNDKSSIVQDVATYKPPPIIFRGPSEAEWQDDEGLEKEKRNNAAPDLDAPSLQGQDHLSKPQPCSFDPFEEAWKAEEALENEKRCNAAANLHAGGHSNFFSPASVY, encoded by the coding sequence ATGGAGGGGCTCGACGTCGACGACATCTTCCACCACTACCGGCTGAACCCTACGGAAGTGGAGGCCGTCACCTACTACCTGCCACGCCTCCTCTCCGGCGAGACGCTGCACGGCGCCGACAAGCTCATCCACAGCGTCGAAATCTCCGGCTGCGAGCCCAAGGATCTGGCCGCCCGATACGCGCCCGCGCCGCAGGCCGTGAGCAGCGGCGACCGGTTCTTCTTCACCACGTGCAAGAGCAAGAACGGGAGCAAGCTCCAGAGCGtgcgcggcgccggcggcggcaccTGGAGCATCCAGAAGACCACCGAGATTTGCCACGCGGGATGCAAGGTCGGGGAGGTCAAGAACCTGTCCTTCAAGAAGCAGGGCAAGTCGACAGGCTGGGTCATGGAGGAATACCGGTGCCTGCTGCCGGAGGCCATCGTCTCCGACGGGGTGAAGGTGTTCTGCAAGATGCACTTGGCTCAGCATGCCCCTGACGCGGCCCGCCAGGAATCGCAGGCGTACAAGCTTCAGCAACAGCAACCAGAGGCCGTGACCCCGAGCGCACACGCGCAGAAGAGGCCagcgcccgctgccgccgccgatcCTCATCCGCCGCGCCCCAAGAAGAGGATGCGCGGTGCCGTCCCGGTCCCGGCGGCACTTGCCACATCGTCGTTCACCGCTGCAGCACCGGTTTTCTTGCCGGACGAGTCCGTACCTGAAGCTGACGACGACATGGTCCGGTTCTGTTGCACAATCGATGAGCTTATTGGGTCACAAGTGGAGGAAAATCTCCCGGTCGGAGCTACTAACAACATCGAACAGAATTTCTACTTGGAACCAGAGGGGCCGCAAAAGCTTTTCGCTGACGCTGGAGAAGAAATCGTCCCGCTCGAAGCTGACGAGCTGGAGTTCCTTAGGGCTATACTCGATGAAGAAGCAGAAGAGCAGGAGCGGGAGGCTGTCTCGACGAACGACAAGTCATCCATTGTCCAAGACGTGGCGACTTACAAGCCGCCGCCGATCATCTTCCGTGGTCCATCTGAAGCAGAGTGGCAGGATGACGAGGGGctggagaaggagaagaggaaCAATGCCGCGCCGGATCTTGACGCTCCATCGCTTCAGGGACAGGACCACTTGTCCAAACCGCAGCCGTGCTCCTTTGATCCATTTGAAGAAGCGTGGAAGGCCGAAGAGGCGCTCGAGAATGAGAAGAGGTGCAATGCCGCGGCCAATCTTCATGCTGGAGGGCACAGCAACTTCTTCTCGCCTGCAAGTGTCTATTAA